A single window of Rhodococcus jostii RHA1 DNA harbors:
- a CDS encoding GTP-binding protein, whose product MTSTKIVIAGGFGVGKTTLVGAVSEIVPLRTEALVTNASDGVDNLAATPQKGTTTVAMDFGRISLADDLVLYLFGTPGQHRFWFMWDDLIRGAIGAIVLIDTRRLDESFAAVDFFEARQLPFLVAINEFDDAPRYPIEDIRAALAISEDVPIIPIDARDRESAKRALVAITEYALTKLHTAAY is encoded by the coding sequence GTGACCTCGACCAAGATCGTGATCGCCGGCGGGTTCGGCGTCGGCAAGACCACACTGGTCGGGGCTGTCTCCGAGATCGTCCCGCTGCGCACCGAGGCGCTCGTGACCAACGCCAGCGACGGCGTCGACAACCTGGCTGCGACACCGCAGAAGGGCACGACCACCGTTGCCATGGACTTCGGTCGCATCAGCCTGGCCGACGACCTCGTGCTGTATCTGTTCGGTACCCCCGGTCAGCACCGGTTCTGGTTCATGTGGGACGACCTGATCCGCGGTGCCATCGGTGCGATCGTCCTGATCGACACCCGCCGGCTGGACGAGAGTTTCGCGGCCGTCGACTTCTTCGAGGCCCGGCAGCTGCCGTTCCTCGTCGCGATCAACGAATTCGACGACGCCCCGCGCTACCCCATCGAGGACATCCGTGCGGCCCTCGCGATCTCCGAGGACGTGCCGATCATCCCGATCGACGCGCGTGACCGGGAATCGGCGAAACGCGCACTGGTCGCGATCACCGAATACGCACTGACCAAGCTCCACACGGCCGCGTACTGA
- a CDS encoding roadblock/LC7 domain-containing protein, whose product MNTAHGSDVTRPLDWLVSNFASDVPGVSHAVLVSADGLLMAASAHLPIDRAEQLAAVTSGLASLSAGVSRLFEGGGVLQSVVEMQHGYLLLMSVGDGSHLATLTDAECDIGQVGYEMAILVDRVGASVQATARTPQGL is encoded by the coding sequence ATGAACACCGCTCATGGATCCGACGTCACGCGACCGCTCGACTGGTTGGTGTCGAACTTCGCCAGTGACGTGCCCGGTGTCTCCCACGCCGTGCTCGTGTCTGCGGACGGTCTCCTGATGGCAGCCAGCGCCCATCTCCCCATCGACCGGGCCGAGCAGCTGGCCGCGGTCACCTCGGGGCTGGCCAGCCTGTCGGCCGGTGTGTCCCGGTTGTTCGAAGGCGGCGGAGTGCTGCAGTCGGTGGTCGAGATGCAGCACGGGTACCTGCTGCTCATGAGCGTCGGCGACGGCTCGCACCTCGCGACCCTCACGGACGCCGAGTGCGACATCGGGCAGGTCGGCTACGAGATGGCGATCCTGGTCGACCGCGTCGGGGCATCGGTGCAGGCCACGGCCCGCACCCCGCAGGGTCTCTGA
- a CDS encoding PDR/VanB family oxidoreductase → MKLSQVREVLTGQGLPRYDAPPDIKGRPRPDRAMRITEAVAAKYLRVLTAYEYNPGVAGHNPDVTMKLVVSQRDVVARDENVVQLRLEAEDGAELPAWQPGSHLDFHLPSGLRRQYSLCGEPSDRTGYSVAVRRIPEGGGGSLEMHALEPGTPVTVRGPRNGFPFVGEGSALFVAGGIGITPILAMVRAARDLGMDWQFVYSGRSRESMPFLDEIETFDQSRVFIRPDDEFGLPTAGELLERAAPGGAVYCCGPTPMLESVRRAFPGSPATALHFERFGAPPVLDGTEFEVQLVSTGEVLTVPADESALTVIKKTMPGVGYSCQQGFCGTCRVKVLSGTPDHRETRLTDAEQENEMLICVSRADSGRLVLDL, encoded by the coding sequence ATGAAGCTGTCGCAGGTGCGGGAGGTGCTCACCGGGCAGGGCCTGCCCCGCTACGACGCTCCCCCGGACATCAAGGGGCGACCGCGCCCCGACCGCGCCATGCGGATCACCGAGGCCGTGGCCGCCAAGTATCTCCGCGTTCTCACCGCGTATGAATACAACCCGGGCGTCGCCGGTCACAACCCGGACGTGACGATGAAACTGGTTGTCTCCCAACGCGACGTCGTCGCACGGGACGAGAACGTCGTGCAGTTGCGGCTCGAGGCCGAGGACGGTGCGGAACTCCCTGCGTGGCAGCCGGGTTCGCACCTCGACTTCCACTTGCCGTCCGGTCTGCGACGTCAGTACTCGCTGTGCGGGGAACCGTCCGATCGCACGGGCTACAGTGTCGCCGTCCGCCGGATCCCCGAGGGCGGTGGGGGATCCCTCGAGATGCACGCGCTCGAACCGGGCACACCGGTGACGGTGCGCGGGCCCCGCAACGGGTTTCCCTTCGTCGGCGAGGGGAGTGCACTCTTCGTCGCCGGCGGAATCGGTATCACGCCGATCCTGGCGATGGTCCGGGCGGCACGCGACCTCGGAATGGACTGGCAGTTCGTGTACTCCGGCCGGTCGCGGGAGTCGATGCCGTTCCTCGACGAGATCGAAACATTCGATCAGTCAAGGGTTTTCATCCGACCCGACGACGAGTTCGGACTGCCGACCGCCGGGGAGTTGCTGGAGCGTGCCGCGCCGGGCGGCGCCGTCTACTGCTGCGGACCGACGCCGATGCTGGAGTCGGTACGCCGCGCGTTCCCCGGAAGCCCCGCCACCGCATTGCATTTCGAACGCTTCGGGGCTCCTCCGGTGCTCGACGGCACCGAATTCGAAGTGCAGCTCGTCAGCACCGGTGAGGTGCTCACCGTCCCCGCCGACGAATCCGCACTGACGGTGATCAAGAAGACGATGCCCGGAGTGGGGTACTCGTGCCAGCAGGGATTCTGCGGCACCTGCCGGGTGAAGGTGCTGTCCGGCACCCCGGATCACCGTGAGACGCGGCTCACCGACGCCGAGCAGGAGAACGAGATGCTGATCTGCGTGTCCCGCGCCGACAGCGGCCGTCTCGTCCTCGATCTGTAG
- the gyrB gene encoding DNA topoisomerase (ATP-hydrolyzing) subunit B has product MAAQKSDKSTSSKDYGASSITVLEGLEAVRKRPGMYIGSTGERGLHHLIWEVVDNSVDEAMAGHATKVEITLLEDGGVRVVDDGRGIPVGMHASGVPTVEVVLTQLHAGGKFDSDSYAVSGGLHGVGISVVNALSTRLDVDIKRDGFQWHQTYTDSKPGELVKGEATKETGTTVTFWADPNIFETTVYSFETVARRLQEMAFLNKGLTITLTDERVSDAEVTEEVVSQVADAPKTAEDESAEAEAPAVHKVKTRVYHYPGGLEDYVRHINRTKQPIHNSVVGFTAKGTGHELEIAMQWNSGYSESVHTFANTINTHEGGTHEEGFRSALTATVNKYALDKKLLKEKDPKLTGDDIREGLAAIISVKVGEPQFEGQTKTKLGNTEVRSFVQKASNEHLSHWFEANPADAKTIVNKAVSSAQARVAARKARELVRRKSATDLGGLPGKLADCRSNDPSKSEIYIVEGDSAGGSAKSGRDSMYQAILPLRGKIINVEKARIDRVLKNTEVQSIITAFGTGIHDEFDIAKLRYHKIVLMADADVDGQHIATLLLTLLFRFMRPLVEHGHVYLAQPPLYKLKWQRSEPEFAYSDRERDVLVKAGLESGKKINKDDGIQRYKGLGEMNAKELWETTMDPTVRVLRLVTLDDAAAADELFSVLMGEDVEARRSFITRNAKDVRFLDV; this is encoded by the coding sequence GTGGCTGCCCAGAAGTCAGACAAAAGCACCTCAAGCAAGGACTACGGCGCTTCTTCGATTACCGTCCTCGAGGGACTCGAAGCTGTTCGTAAGCGACCGGGTATGTACATCGGTTCCACCGGTGAACGCGGTCTTCACCACTTGATCTGGGAAGTCGTCGACAACTCCGTCGACGAGGCCATGGCCGGCCACGCCACCAAGGTCGAGATCACCCTGCTCGAAGACGGTGGCGTCCGGGTCGTCGACGACGGTCGAGGCATCCCCGTCGGGATGCACGCCTCCGGTGTCCCCACCGTCGAGGTCGTCCTCACCCAGCTCCACGCCGGCGGCAAGTTCGACTCCGACTCCTACGCCGTGTCCGGCGGTCTGCACGGTGTCGGTATCTCCGTCGTCAACGCGCTGTCCACCCGGCTCGACGTCGACATCAAACGCGACGGCTTCCAGTGGCACCAGACCTACACCGACTCGAAGCCGGGTGAACTCGTCAAGGGCGAGGCCACCAAGGAGACGGGCACCACGGTCACGTTCTGGGCCGACCCGAACATCTTCGAGACCACGGTCTACAGCTTCGAGACGGTCGCGCGCCGCCTCCAGGAGATGGCCTTCCTCAACAAGGGCCTGACCATCACCCTCACCGACGAGCGCGTCAGCGACGCCGAGGTCACGGAAGAGGTCGTCAGTCAGGTCGCCGACGCGCCGAAGACCGCCGAGGACGAGTCCGCCGAGGCGGAAGCGCCCGCAGTGCACAAGGTGAAGACCCGCGTCTACCACTACCCGGGCGGCCTCGAGGACTACGTGCGGCACATCAACCGCACGAAGCAGCCGATCCACAACTCCGTCGTCGGTTTCACCGCGAAGGGCACCGGCCACGAACTCGAGATCGCGATGCAGTGGAACTCCGGCTACTCGGAGTCGGTCCACACGTTCGCGAACACCATCAACACGCACGAGGGCGGCACCCACGAAGAGGGCTTCCGTTCCGCTCTGACGGCGACGGTCAACAAGTACGCGCTCGACAAGAAGCTCCTCAAGGAGAAAGACCCCAAGCTCACCGGTGACGACATCCGTGAGGGTCTCGCGGCGATCATCTCCGTGAAGGTTGGTGAACCGCAGTTCGAGGGTCAGACGAAGACGAAGCTCGGTAACACCGAGGTCCGGTCGTTCGTCCAGAAGGCGAGCAACGAGCACCTGTCGCACTGGTTCGAAGCGAACCCGGCTGACGCGAAGACGATCGTGAACAAGGCGGTGTCGTCGGCACAGGCCCGCGTCGCCGCCCGCAAGGCCCGCGAACTGGTGCGCCGCAAGAGCGCCACCGACCTCGGCGGCCTGCCGGGCAAGCTCGCCGACTGCCGGTCCAACGATCCGAGCAAGTCCGAGATCTACATCGTGGAGGGCGACTCCGCAGGCGGCTCGGCCAAGTCCGGCCGCGACTCGATGTACCAGGCGATCCTGCCGCTGCGCGGAAAGATCATCAACGTCGAGAAGGCACGCATCGACCGTGTGCTGAAGAACACGGAAGTCCAGTCGATCATCACCGCGTTCGGCACGGGCATCCACGACGAATTCGACATCGCGAAGCTGCGGTACCACAAGATCGTGCTGATGGCCGACGCCGACGTCGACGGCCAGCACATCGCAACGCTGCTGCTCACGCTGCTGTTCCGCTTCATGCGGCCGCTCGTCGAGCACGGCCACGTCTACCTGGCACAGCCCCCGCTGTACAAGCTGAAGTGGCAGCGCAGCGAGCCGGAGTTCGCGTACTCGGACCGCGAGCGCGACGTCCTGGTCAAGGCCGGCCTCGAGTCCGGCAAGAAGATCAACAAGGACGACGGCATCCAGCGTTACAAAGGTCTCGGCGAGATGAACGCCAAGGAACTGTGGGAGACCACGATGGATCCGACGGTGCGCGTCCTGCGTCTGGTGACGCTCGACGACGCAGCCGCAGCCGACGAGCTGTTCAGCGTTCTCATGGGTGAGGACGTCGAGGCCCGGCGAAGCTTCATCACCCGTAACGCCAAGGACGTCCGCTTCCTCGACGTCTAG
- a CDS encoding sensor histidine kinase, whose amino-acid sequence MSDDSPPRAKFWDIEGWGLRWKVTAVLAVPVTVAMVLGGLRVQGELSNAVHFTEAADQIVVVPDIVALEASMGTVTSGYASGTLTKQDREDAEALMNDVSEQARNPELDPAVASSINQTVSDGRALLNLMDSPGVATDLLAERQRAFAADFIREVDDIVRPIEDSEVVDKGYQLTNAWQAQRRLFDQAMGLVIVKDVYAAPDGREKARTGDIPTSAVIAAAGAESSLLDVLDRYYPKGDARLETLRNNINDRNALIDQGLADAARGGMLPILQLRSSLIASRDVYQELTSEAAKDIASTVQVRAAETRSAALRDTAIVLGTLLAALVLALLVSRSLIGPIRRLRYGALKAARRDLPEAIEQIKASDDPRALSFEPVAVHSSEEIGQLARAVDDIHGQALKLAGEQAQLRLQINDMFETLARRSKSLVDQQLGLIENLEFEEKDPKRLESLFRLDHLAARMRRNGENLLILAGTRVRRSQAAPIPLGDVLRAAISEVEDYQRVQMGATPEGALSGTVVTDVVHLLAELVDNSLRASPPDTVVTFSFARAVDGGVLLEIADRGIGIPADDMRAVNERLASGGEVGPETARHMGLFVVSRLAKRHGLTVRLRSTFDTARNPGVTVSIHIPNALIVSQAARQDTGPQRKIPAAPVRTAIPAPAAPAQRKENGQQPATRTGLPTRTPSTPPPAPSPAPAGAVTTASGTSLPRRQPGASGIAAGAGSSAGAPAAQSQDTVNVRGSGAMPKLPVRRPQAATSETAPAQSQPQHAPRSENRIEARTAEQPAPPSSNGDDQAPVRHRYRTNSAKTASFFQSRIDPPPAEATPRPGGGTPIFSDMVSDWLTDPTGAEGAPGVWHSAGDAGWSAAERISETPVEVDPEIGLPKRRPGDRLVPGTVEGAHNTGTLRRVRDPETIRANLSRHQQGVRNGRATRLAERNSIEGDR is encoded by the coding sequence ATGAGCGACGATTCGCCGCCCCGGGCAAAGTTCTGGGATATCGAGGGCTGGGGCCTGCGGTGGAAGGTCACCGCGGTTCTCGCAGTTCCCGTCACCGTCGCCATGGTGCTCGGCGGGCTCCGTGTGCAGGGCGAGCTGAGTAACGCCGTCCACTTCACCGAGGCGGCCGACCAGATCGTCGTCGTTCCGGACATCGTGGCCCTCGAGGCCTCGATGGGTACGGTGACCAGTGGTTACGCCTCGGGCACCCTCACCAAGCAGGACCGCGAGGACGCGGAAGCCCTGATGAACGACGTGTCCGAACAGGCCCGGAACCCGGAACTGGATCCCGCCGTCGCGAGTTCCATCAACCAGACCGTCTCGGACGGCCGCGCCCTCCTGAATCTGATGGATTCCCCGGGCGTCGCCACCGACCTGCTCGCGGAACGCCAGCGCGCGTTCGCCGCGGACTTCATCCGCGAAGTGGACGACATCGTTCGTCCCATCGAAGACAGCGAAGTCGTCGACAAGGGCTACCAGCTGACCAACGCGTGGCAGGCGCAGCGTCGTCTGTTCGACCAGGCCATGGGCCTCGTGATCGTGAAGGACGTCTACGCCGCTCCCGACGGACGGGAGAAGGCCCGCACGGGCGACATCCCCACGTCGGCCGTCATCGCGGCCGCAGGCGCCGAATCGAGCCTCCTCGACGTCCTCGACCGGTACTACCCCAAGGGGGATGCCCGTCTCGAGACGCTGCGAAACAACATCAACGACCGCAACGCCCTCATCGACCAGGGCCTCGCGGACGCGGCGCGTGGCGGGATGCTGCCCATCCTGCAGCTGCGCTCCTCGCTCATCGCGAGCCGTGACGTCTACCAGGAGCTGACCAGCGAAGCGGCGAAGGACATCGCGTCCACCGTGCAGGTCCGTGCGGCCGAGACCCGGTCCGCCGCGCTGCGTGACACGGCGATCGTCCTCGGAACCCTGCTCGCCGCGCTCGTCCTCGCGCTCCTCGTGTCGCGGTCGCTGATCGGTCCGATCCGCCGCCTGCGGTACGGCGCGCTGAAGGCCGCCCGCCGCGACCTTCCGGAGGCGATCGAGCAGATCAAGGCCAGTGACGATCCGCGGGCACTGTCGTTCGAGCCGGTGGCCGTGCACTCCTCCGAGGAGATCGGCCAGCTCGCCCGCGCCGTGGACGACATCCACGGGCAGGCACTCAAGCTCGCCGGTGAGCAGGCACAACTGCGCCTGCAGATCAACGACATGTTCGAAACGCTCGCGCGCCGAAGCAAGTCGCTCGTCGACCAGCAGCTCGGCCTGATCGAGAATCTCGAGTTCGAGGAGAAGGATCCGAAGCGACTCGAGAGCCTGTTCCGGCTCGACCACCTGGCCGCGCGTATGCGCCGGAACGGTGAGAACCTGCTGATTCTGGCCGGCACCCGCGTGCGTCGCTCGCAGGCGGCACCGATCCCGCTCGGCGACGTGCTGCGTGCCGCGATCTCCGAGGTCGAGGACTACCAGCGTGTGCAGATGGGTGCGACCCCCGAGGGCGCGCTCAGCGGCACCGTCGTCACGGACGTCGTGCACCTGCTCGCCGAACTCGTCGACAACTCGCTGCGCGCCTCGCCGCCCGACACGGTGGTGACGTTCAGCTTCGCTCGCGCCGTCGACGGCGGGGTGCTGCTCGAGATCGCGGACCGCGGTATCGGTATCCCGGCCGACGACATGCGCGCCGTCAACGAGCGGCTGGCATCGGGTGGTGAGGTCGGTCCCGAAACCGCCCGCCACATGGGTCTGTTCGTCGTGAGCCGGCTCGCGAAGCGTCACGGCCTGACCGTGCGCCTGCGGTCGACGTTCGACACCGCCCGCAACCCGGGTGTGACCGTGAGCATTCACATCCCGAATGCGCTGATCGTGTCGCAGGCTGCCCGGCAGGACACGGGACCGCAGCGGAAGATCCCCGCGGCACCGGTCCGGACCGCCATTCCGGCACCCGCGGCCCCTGCACAGCGCAAGGAAAACGGACAGCAGCCGGCAACCCGCACCGGACTGCCGACCCGCACCCCGTCCACGCCTCCGCCCGCGCCGAGCCCGGCACCTGCGGGCGCGGTGACGACGGCGTCGGGCACGAGCCTGCCCCGACGTCAGCCCGGTGCCAGTGGCATCGCGGCCGGCGCGGGATCGTCGGCCGGGGCGCCGGCCGCGCAGTCCCAGGACACCGTCAACGTCCGCGGATCCGGGGCGATGCCGAAGCTGCCCGTGCGGCGGCCGCAGGCGGCGACCTCGGAGACGGCACCGGCACAATCGCAGCCGCAGCACGCACCCCGCAGCGAGAACCGCATCGAGGCGCGGACCGCGGAGCAGCCGGCGCCCCCGTCGTCGAACGGCGACGACCAGGCACCGGTGCGACACCGCTACCGCACCAACTCGGCGAAGACCGCGTCGTTCTTCCAGTCGCGGATCGATCCGCCACCAGCCGAGGCCACACCTCGCCCCGGCGGCGGCACCCCGATCTTCTCCGACATGGTGTCCGACTGGCTGACCGATCCGACCGGCGCCGAAGGCGCACCCGGCGTCTGGCATTCCGCCGGCGACGCCGGATGGTCGGCCGCGGAACGGATCAGCGAGACTCCCGTCGAGGTCGACCCGGAGATCGGACTGCCGAAGCGGCGTCCCGGCGACCGGCTGGTTCCCGGCACGGTCGAAGGCGCGCACAATACGGGGACACTGCGCCGGGTGCGTGACCCTGAGACAATTCGCGCCAATCTCAGTCGTCACCAGCAGGGCGTCCGAAACGGCAGGGCCACGAGGCTCGCGGAACGTAACAGCATTGAAGGAGACCGATGA
- a CDS encoding DUF742 domain-containing protein yields MLMNDHHSEQPGPNIVRPYSLTSGRTRPAVELALEALIQALPQSVDRQWELDDVNAAIVALCQQSPSVAEIAARVGVPLGVARVLVADLVEAGHLQILATLKEDSTDSERRELIERVLSGLREI; encoded by the coding sequence ATGCTCATGAACGACCACCACTCGGAGCAGCCGGGCCCGAACATCGTGCGCCCGTACTCGCTGACGTCGGGCCGGACCCGGCCTGCGGTCGAGCTCGCGCTCGAAGCGTTGATTCAGGCACTGCCGCAGTCGGTGGACCGGCAGTGGGAACTCGACGACGTCAACGCGGCGATCGTCGCGTTGTGTCAGCAGTCGCCTTCGGTCGCCGAGATCGCCGCCCGGGTGGGCGTCCCCCTCGGAGTGGCACGCGTCCTGGTCGCCGACCTGGTCGAGGCCGGTCATCTCCAGATCCTGGCCACCCTGAAGGAAGACTCGACCGACTCCGAACGTCGTGAACTCATCGAAAGGGTCCTCAGTGGACTTCGCGAAATCTGA
- a CDS encoding MHYT domain-containing protein has protein sequence MSDDLQHFSMGTWIVALAAVTAFIGVFVGIASARKAVTAPNPRQRYLWLAWGALSLGGIGAWLPHYIAMVGFEVYGSVVRYDVLWIAVSFVVPVAAAAVALLIISPPPTKHRLPSASVEIGRLAGGAVLLGVGFTGMDLAIVASLEIQGSVDSDIVLTAASAVIGLVVGAGIMWSISALESRTLRLVASVIVAAGLVAMHYTGVFGLSVTVDPSVARPDGLEVFSILFPVFVLGMLVVTIPITALLMAPDRVAAELELEADMLAAESLAAESLAAETQGRELELQ, from the coding sequence ATGTCGGACGACTTGCAGCACTTCTCCATGGGCACGTGGATCGTCGCCCTCGCCGCGGTCACGGCGTTCATCGGCGTCTTCGTCGGTATCGCCAGCGCCCGCAAGGCGGTGACCGCGCCGAACCCGAGGCAGCGGTACCTCTGGCTGGCGTGGGGTGCGCTGTCCCTCGGCGGCATCGGCGCCTGGCTGCCGCATTACATCGCGATGGTCGGTTTCGAGGTCTACGGCAGTGTGGTGCGCTACGACGTCCTGTGGATCGCGGTCTCGTTCGTGGTGCCCGTCGCGGCCGCCGCGGTGGCGTTGCTGATCATCAGCCCGCCGCCCACGAAACACCGGCTGCCGAGCGCATCGGTGGAGATCGGCCGCCTGGCAGGCGGTGCGGTGCTCCTCGGCGTCGGCTTCACCGGAATGGACCTCGCGATCGTCGCCTCCCTCGAGATCCAGGGTTCGGTGGACTCCGACATCGTGCTGACGGCGGCGTCCGCCGTGATCGGCCTGGTCGTCGGCGCCGGAATCATGTGGTCGATCTCGGCCCTCGAGTCCCGCACGCTGCGACTCGTGGCGTCGGTGATCGTGGCGGCCGGACTGGTGGCCATGCACTACACCGGCGTGTTCGGGCTGAGCGTCACCGTCGACCCGTCCGTGGCGCGCCCGGACGGTCTCGAAGTGTTCTCGATCCTGTTCCCCGTCTTCGTGCTGGGCATGCTCGTCGTCACGATCCCGATCACCGCCCTGTTGATGGCGCCCGACCGCGTCGCCGCCGAGCTCGAACTCGAGGCCGACATGCTCGCCGCCGAATCCCTCGCCGCCGAATCCCTCGCCGCCGAAACCCAGGGCAGGGAGCTCGAACTCCAGTAG
- a CDS encoding alpha/beta fold hydrolase, translated as MTPSTSRTARRITNGSVELAVFEEGNPDGETIVLVHGWPDTHDLWNRVVPFLTEWFRVVSYDSRGAGRSTVPTRVEDYRLPALAGDLFAVIDAVSPGRPVHVLAHDWGSVEGWEAVCEPGARERIASFTSVSGPNLDHLGKWMRRRISDRSFGGPLAQAVASGYTVLFQIPGLVTLPLRLWFSRNWPAFLKFFDRLDPALVRPAPTLADDMVNGLKLYRANIRTSLLRPRERYTDVPVQLILNKNDKAVRPVGYEDTEKWAHDLRRREVEAGHWSPISHAEDIAQLAAEFVLDVEDRRWADLPDGPSESASA; from the coding sequence ATGACTCCATCCACATCCCGTACCGCCCGGCGGATCACCAACGGTTCCGTCGAACTCGCCGTGTTCGAGGAGGGCAACCCCGACGGCGAGACGATCGTGCTGGTGCACGGCTGGCCCGACACCCACGACCTGTGGAACCGGGTGGTGCCGTTCCTGACGGAGTGGTTCCGGGTGGTCAGCTACGACAGCCGCGGCGCAGGCCGGAGCACCGTGCCCACCCGGGTCGAGGACTACCGACTGCCCGCCCTGGCCGGCGACCTGTTCGCGGTGATCGACGCCGTGAGCCCGGGCCGGCCGGTGCACGTGCTGGCCCACGACTGGGGATCGGTGGAGGGGTGGGAGGCGGTCTGCGAACCGGGAGCCCGCGAGCGGATCGCGTCGTTCACCTCGGTCTCCGGGCCCAACCTCGATCACCTCGGCAAGTGGATGCGCCGCCGCATCTCCGACCGCAGCTTCGGCGGGCCGCTCGCGCAGGCCGTCGCGTCCGGCTACACCGTCCTGTTTCAGATTCCGGGCCTGGTCACGCTGCCGTTGCGGCTGTGGTTCTCCCGGAACTGGCCGGCGTTCCTGAAGTTCTTCGACCGCCTCGACCCCGCGCTGGTGCGTCCGGCGCCGACGCTGGCGGACGACATGGTGAACGGTCTCAAGCTGTACCGCGCCAACATCCGGACGAGTCTGCTGCGGCCGCGCGAGCGGTACACCGACGTCCCCGTCCAGCTGATCCTGAACAAGAACGACAAGGCGGTACGGCCCGTCGGCTACGAGGACACCGAGAAATGGGCGCACGACCTGCGGCGTCGAGAGGTCGAGGCCGGGCACTGGTCGCCGATCTCGCACGCCGAGGACATCGCGCAACTCGCCGCGGAGTTCGTGCTGGACGTCGAGGACCGGCGGTGGGCGGATCTCCCCGACGGCCCGTCCGAGAGCGCTTCGGCCTAG